The Toxoplasma gondii ME49 chromosome XII, whole genome shotgun sequence genome includes a region encoding these proteins:
- a CDS encoding hypothetical protein (encoded by transcript TGME49_278460~Predicted trans-membrane domain (TMHMM2.0):19-39:45-64:83-106:112-135) encodes MSPSYYVFSSSVFLELLFLIDRLLVNWLGPVLYAFLLFYKYYACELALHLLPADIVFYISFFYVNRTRLAAGSAGNKSGSASLIFWFWTLSPFSLAAHVYSFAGLPLVLTVDILFTALALSVFLLQIIWSVVIFLLSNTDVETESPIGSSYDIAYAAAQHH; translated from the coding sequence ATGTCTCCATCGTACTATGTGTTCAGCAGCTCTGTCTTTCTGGAGCTTTTGTTTCTCATAGATCGCCTGCTCGTCAACTGGCTAGGTCCCGTTCTATATGCGTTCCTACTGTTCTACAAGTACTATGCCTGTGAACTCGCTCTCCACCTACTTCCTGCCGACATTGTCTTTTACATATCTTTCTTCTACGTGAACCGAACTAGGCTCGCCGCAGGGTCCGCAGGAAACAAGTCTGGCTCGGCAAGTCTCATCTTCTGGTTCTGGACActgtcgccgttctctctcgcggccCACGTTTACAGCTTCGCAGGACTCCCCCTCGTTCTTACTGTGGATATCCTTTTTACCGCTTTGGCTCTgagtgtctttcttcttcagatcATTTGGTCCGTTGTTATATTCCTGCTTTCGAATACCGACGTGGAAACCGAGTCACCAATAGGCTCGTCGTACGACATTGCGTACGCTGCTGCGCAGCACCACTAA
- a CDS encoding hypothetical protein (encoded by transcript TGME49_278450), whose translation MESLRGGGRLPPPPVTLLPLLVNDYIETLPNILSVQGAVKGLERTLTRTSGQIRTQFLTKPPLPDSLEQESQDETKRAATSKATSASTSPLEQRIDALDPMNQPALEDPLGKYTRIRRPVSSVLRLLDYFQKYADVYVAWDWEMLADGIPVEQAYQIGATDFSAMLPDLICLHNELLKINLANARTLMRLQQQVAGDIGHKGPTTKALEKLFNDSMETLEESVKLQTHFEDYGPSLLADLSLGDRTKYLLYDPTRQRLIFDTRAYMKRVIPDDFESEAAAEELDQRIASLCSDGILKAYNQGVLPSGRRNLSNVSACPARHVRAEGAVAPSTIETRGEYQESRPLGASAAAAVGAHPVHVLPSDGPRAVSRSRSGAGVLENFAEQENRLSVPSTSPHRPIRRNCLRRTQPKQESVPASVSSAAGPTEIHEPLSEITKTTVNCEKPIRSRGAGSLVPPLAMSKLVR comes from the exons ATGGAGTCACTTCGGGGAGGAGGACGGCTGCCCCCGCCACCGGTTACGTTGCTTCCACTTCTGGTCAACGACTACATCGAGACATTACCAAATATTTTATCGGTCCAGGGTGCGGTTAAAGGCCTAGAACGTACATTGACGCGTACATCGGGGCAGATCCGAACACAATTTTTAACCAAGCCGCCGTTACCGGACTCTCTTGAACAAGAGTCTCAGGatgagacgaagagagcTGCGACGAGCAAGGCCACATCGGCGAGCACTTCGCCGTTGGAGCAGCGAATTGACGCTCTTGATCCGATGAATCAACCTGCTCTTGAGGACCCCCTCGGCAAATACACCCGTATCAGGCGCCCAGTCAGTAGCGTGCTGCGCCTCCTGGACTATTTTCAAAAATACGCAG ATGTCTACGTTGCATGGGACTGGGAGATGCTCGCAGACGGAATCCCTGTTGAGCAGGCTTATCAAATTGGAGCAACCGATTTCTCCGCGATGCTGCCCGACCTGATATGCTTGCACAACGAACTGTTGAAGATCAATTTGGCGAATGCGCGTACCTTGATGCGACTTCAGCAGCAAGTAGCCGGAGACATAGGACACAAGGGGCCGACAACTAAG GCGCTGGAAAAGCTGTTCAACGACTCGATGGAAACACTGGAAGAATCCGTCAAGCTTCAAACTCATTTCGAAGATTACGGCCCGTCACTGTTGGCTGACCTGTCGTTGGGCGATCGCACAAAGTACCTCCTTTATGACCCGACGAGACAGCGCTTGATATTCGACACTAGGGCATATATGAAACGTGTCATTCCGGATGACTTTGAGAGCGAGGCAGCCGCAGAGGAGCTGGATCAACGGATTGCGTCGCTTTGCTCGGACGGTATATTAAAAGCCTACAACCAAGGCGTTTTACCGTCGGGGCGGCGGAATCTGTCAAACGTTTCGGCATGTCCCGCGAGACACGTAAGAGCAGAGGGTGCTGTTGCTCCATCAACGATCGAAACTCGAGGAGAATACCAAGAAAGTCGGCCTCTGGGTGCTTCTGCTGCAGCCGCTGTAGGTGCGCACCCAGTCCACGTTCTACCAAGTGATGGTCCTCGAGCGGTCAGCAGGTCCAGAAGTGGCGCTGGTGTACTTGAAAACTTTGCGGAGCAAGAAAACCGGCTTTCTGTACCGTCAACTTCACCACATCGGCCAATACGAAGAAACTGTCTTCGGCGGACACAGCCCAAGCAAGAGTCAGTGCCCGCATCAGTATCCTCAGCAGCTGGACCTACAGAGATACATGAACCACTGTCGGAGATTACAAAGACAACTGTCAATTGCGAGAAACCAATCCGCTCCCGTGGCGCGGGCTCACTGGTGCCACCGCTTGCAATGTCGAAGCTCGTGCGATGA
- a CDS encoding SWI2/SNF2 Brahma-like putative (encoded by transcript TGME49_278440~Gene product name based on ToxoDB Community Expert Annotation.) encodes MMPHAPPAQQRTHTGENSNGPQEVPAWGASSVLSSPPSVSAAPLRMPGLPSNPSQVAQQHVLSSLPGDRALYPQGPQAGDCGSVTSSLRNLPGSQTAPFSLQALPQVDPSRFPLAGQSPFVAVGASTLPTALPQSGPLSLRPPSPSAQLPAGFSAGQALGQASAGFPASGGAPARPGASSSASASSLPPAQRLPSPVSSDALQASSRAPGTPGVVPLASPAVSANSSLGAVPPSGVSAASPGQPFPGSFASLRGGSVFGPSVFAPHTGVAPLQAPGAPISAPVSTHLPVSPLGPSGETLPGQIFHRESSLVSAGGASASAAVPAYPLPLAPLQNVSTKTASAPGAPEAPDSSSRPLQTITPGGARVQGSGLAGETKRVSPLSPEGAESQTPTNKPTRQGAVSSLSPSGPSPPAGASGAGDASRSPQPPAGRLPGEGKRPAAPLPSTSTLRTAENSALPTYGVKTDLGAGTVGSQMSSEDARTLGNAFPNLPFLASAGLPQVSSEGHFYSAFCRLLYELSLRQVSLVDKRVRILLLIFHWLKQRPEEHQDPSHIFRDRQFERLVLQTRAYIHLLSQKPLEAEQLQQLRLVPSLGFSVDHAFLDAVRTYRSSLGSGGSSATKSGGGAGAGAPRTAGAGGAAHKASQMLLQKRRARSIFVELKEAAEAFEREETALRLQRRIENLERRLARVKAAEDGAVVPAEPASSRPRSRLCEGATDATETKTTEGDSKENKEGEKADKSEKEERDEGTGASDKDRDVKRSLEIQETEGQEADASGDILKAGDADLVCGDTKDEGIDLEAREPKVAVVPAEQSSKGTGKTVTVERDEDGMEVITVCVEDDESQLANGDLASDLFLERALGPAPSFDAENAAHLPSSSSLVSSPRRPADSSLARFCAETDDALRRARLHSRLLALLPLQSSVRQDVALQRMLEEAPDALPPLLHVSVRTARKHRLLREQREQAEEFLERRSQDAQRRQVFLSALLEVHRRNFVNVHRESLKQVRRVAAAVKRRRACFLGAEGEDSALPEELKSEALGEDARGGHCGHHLHPTKCGCPAAAADLAAMKRRERLDALKKHDEAAYLALLQETKNERLLLLVRQTEEYMRKMGDLIIEQREREGAEIVDPIDLPAGEGEATAASADSETADGLEASQSEETNETEDAKMEQGDGKVGDATDEEEKNKASLSSFLLSKERYYRLTHAKRVHVTELPKCLKGGSLRSYQMEGLNWMASLYTNGLNGILADSMGLGKTVQTVSFLAYLHEVKRARNPFLIVAPLSTIHGNWRSELKKWWPSINLVVYEGTKEYRKQLRSRIVGGLNTRGPGAGTATALGSSVSDAVTKPDEVRGTQGPDTGTDGARRFVEPYFHALLTTDAVILRDKSFLRKIKWEYLVVDEAHRLKNPNSKLVQTLNTGFHIKRRLALTGTPLQNDIGEVWALLNFLMPSIFNAKLNFEQWLNVPLAAPPTLFGGASQQDEHLINITEEEKLLIVDRLHKVLRPFLLRREKAEVADELPSKQEEIVWCPLSGVQRYLYKMIEGNPVGQNRMVQLRKICNHPYLFCYSSYTPDESLVRCCGKFAMLDVLLPALKMGNHRVLIFSQMTKLLDILEVYLSLRGHTYLRLDGGTSSEERQKRLSLYNQEGSEYFIFILSTKAGGLGVNLQSADTVIIFDSDWNPQNDEQAQSRAHRIGQKKEVLTLRFISVESIEEQILQRAECKLDKDKLVIQSGMYYGHGQEEVHDPSRDLERTNQVREILRKQRQLDVNLTRALDLQLLKRQIARSSEDMRVFERADCIRRLLHIPGLITNEMLPPCLFSWCKAAERAQEALVSASQKKEAEDAWKRLYSRSDFWTIREEKASPQAPLGLASTPEPPSGASSTDASSSASASSGSSAVSSSSSSSSSSSSASSFSSSSSSSSSSSSSSSAVCALSASSSEPVGNETQGSLPNTEGEKKEGASPPAEVETPALHTDSSCKEQGEKESSAVEKCRPDAAESEKKEGETPSPSAEEDAEDLPKTHDDATAASALLARRVCELPVWRATVNTCIREAVNAAIACKDFDVFVELPSKEIYKDYFERVKKPICLLSIRAFADKQEFTSLSKLEKHLTRLAVNARLYNGAESPIFLRAVECMGFVMRESRRRLCMAFYTLVDPSEAAKVLRLLDYFFSFTVGSAGSLDSALLDKNDGSEKPGGEEEEEEEDELSVVSESRVSSSLAPRVSVSPSHQVSCPPASFPSSFPSPRPATFSPAASSALPALSPPVSFPASFPASPAFPESQPFSAPPPGGSLETGPSSAGGASSFSQASPSQRRPLLKIFPMRISLSSQGTSRGAQAPPAEGLAVGKEGLVVGTESQEVVSGLQGHDKLRVSLASAFSSLPSGRPGAELRRGSSALDEERTRRELNGTKRGRKRGRPARKDLEKPGLPAKNNVEPMPQREGVGAGEPFPAFAHPAFPAASAYSFPATTTAAVGGDAGGALDEEGRERSRNRKEKKKKKKEKREKSKDEDGSVVGEDGKRRKKAKEARHREEERSDALGSAPTTALSHTSVGGTHLASGGPQLAEPATSFSGPADTGAKKFRIRLPQAPYFPASAPLAFPGSHAYPGTVASPAGNPSLGPNAIPPPAYTSPFPTPGACSFPSFTHGDRVSGEKGEGGAASTGVSKFRIRIASQPQPQ; translated from the exons ATGATGCCGCATGCCCCGCCCGCGCAACAGCGGACACACACCGGTGAGAACAGCAACGGACCTCAGGAGGTCCCGGCGTGGGGAGCTTCTTCAGTCCTGTCATCGCCgccctctgtgtctgcggCCCCCCTCCGCATGCCTGGCTTGCCTTCGAATCCTTCTCAAGTTGCTCAGCAACATGtcctctcgtcgcttcctggCGACCGCGCCCTGTACCCTCAAGGCCCACAGGCCGGAGACTGCGGATCTGTCACTTCGTCTCTGAGAAACCTGCCAGGGTCCCAAACGgctcctttctccttgcAGGCTCTGCCCCAGGTCGatccttctcgcttcccgcTTGCTGGACAGAGCCCGTTCGTCGCGGTTGGTGCCTCCACCCTACCCACGGCGCTGCCTCAGTCGGGACCTCTGTCCTTGCgaccgccttcgccttctgctcaATTGCCTGCAGGTTTTTCAGCAGGGCAGGCGCTCGGGCAGGCATCTGCCGGCTTCCCAGCGAGTGGAGGCGCGCCCGCGCGGCCGGGGGCCTCGAGCagcgcctctgcttcttcgcttcctcctgctCAGCGGCTGccctcgcctgtctcttcggaCGCTCTGCAGGCGTCGTCTCGCGCTCCAGGCACTCCTGGGGTGGTGCCTCTTGCGAGTCCGGCTGTCTCGGCAAACTCGTCTCTGGGCGCGGTCCCGCCCTCTGGAgtctctgcggcttctcccGGTCAGCCTTTTCCTGgttcgtttgcttctctccgcggcGGCAGTGTTTTCGGTCCTTCGGTTTTCGCACCCCACACCGGCGTGGCTCCGCTGCAGGCTCCAGGAGCCCCAATATCCGCCCCTGTCTCCACACACCTgccagtgtctcctctcggtCCTTCCGGCGAGACGCTGCCCGGGCAGATCTTCCATAGGGAgtcttccctcgtctctgccgGCGGCGCAtctgcgtctgcggcggTGCCGGCATATCCCTTGCCGCTGGCTCCCCTCCAGAATGTATCGACGAAGACAGCCTCTGCCCCGGGTGCTCCAGAGGCTCCAGACAGTTCCTCGCGTCCCCTTCAGACGATCACACCTGGCGGGGCGCGAGTGCAAGGCTCGGGTCTCGCTGGTGAAACGAAAcgcgtgtctcctttgtctcctgaAGGTGCCGAGTCTCAAACACCCACGAACAAGCCGACTCGACAGGGCGCTgtctcgtcgctgtctccttccggCCCCTCGCCCCCCGCGGGCGCGTCGGGCGCTGGGGACGCGAGCCGCTCCCCACAGCCACCCGCAGGGCGCCTTCCTGGCGAAGGCAAACGCCCTGCAGCGCCTCTCCCTTCGACGTCAACGCTTCGAACCGCGGAG AATTCCGCCCTTCCGACCTATGGCGTGAAGACCGATTTGGGAGCCGGGACCGTAGGCTCTCAAATGTCAAGTGAAGACGCTCGTACGCTGGGCAACGCGTTTCCAAatcttccgtttctcgcgtctgcgggCCTCCCTCAGGTGTCTTCTGAGGGTCACTTTTACAGCGCGTTCTGCCGACTGCTCTACGAGCTCTCGCTGCGCCAAGTTTCCCTCGTCGATAAACGCGTTCGCATTCTCCTGCTGATCTTTCACTGGCTCAAGCAGCGCCCAGAAGAGCACCAAGACCCCAGCCACATCTTCCGCGACCGACAGTTCGAACGTCTCGTTCTCCAAACTCGGGCGTACATACACCTGCTGTCGCAGAAGCCCCTCGAGGCCGAGCAACTCCAACAACTTCGCCTCGTTCCGAgcctcggcttctccgtcgACCATGCCTTTCTCGACGCCGTCCGAACCTACAGAAGCTCTCTGGGCAGCGGTGGGTCTTCGGCGACAAAGTCCGGTGGAGGCGCAGGGGCAGGAGCCCCGCGGACCGCCGGCGCTGGGGGCGCAGCCCACAAGGCGAGTCAGAtgctgctgcagaagagacgagcaaGATCGATTTTTGTCGAACTGAAAGAAGCCGCGGAGGCGttcgagcgagaagaaaccgcGCTGCGACTTCAGCGGCGAATTGAAAACCTGGAGAGACGCTTGGCCCGCGTCAAGGCGGCCGAGGACGGCGCGGTGGTCCCCGCGGAGCCTGCGTCTTCACGACCGCGGTCGCGGCTCTGTGAGGGCGCGACTgacgcgacggagacgaagacgacggagggagacagcaaagagaacaaggaaggtgagaaggcagacaagtcagagaaggaagagagagacgagggtACAGGCGCCAGCGACAAGGACCGGGACGTGAAGCGGAGTCTGGAGATCCAGGAGACCGAGGGCCAGGAAGCCGACGCGAGTGGAGACATCCTGAAGGCTGGCGACGCAGACTTGGTGTGTGGCGACACAAAAGACGAAGGTATCGActtggaggcgagagagccCAAGGTGGCCGTCGTTCCAGCAGAGCAGAGCTCGAAAGGCACTGGCAAAACCGTCACGGTTGAGAGGGACGAGGACGGCATGGAAGTGATTACTGTCTGCGTCGAGGACGATGAATCCCAGCTTGCGAATGGCGATTTGGCCTCCGACTTGTTTCTGGAAAGAGCCCTGGGACCGGCGCCTTCATTCGACGCCGAAAACGCGGCACACCtcccttcgtcgtcttctctcgtttcttctcctcgccgcccCGCTGATTCCTCTCTGGCGCGTTTCTGCGCAGAAACGGATGACGCGTTGCGCAGAGCGCGTCTGCActcgcggcttctcgcgctgctgcctctgcagTCGTCCGTCCGCCAGGACGTAGCGCTTCAGCGGATGCTGGAGGAGGCGCCGGACGCGCTCCCGCCCCTGCTGCACGtgagtgtacgtacagcgcGGAAGCATAGGCTGCTGCGCGAGCAGCGAGAGCAGGCGGAAGAGTTCTTGGAGCGACGGTCGCAGGACGCGCAGCGCCGAcaagtttttctctccgcgctCCTCGAGGTGCACCGACGGAACTTTGTGAATGTACACCGAGAGAGTCTGAAGCAAGTGCGACGAGTTGCCGCAGCCGTGAAGCGCAGACGCGCCTGCTTCCTCGGCGCGGAGGGCGAAGACAGCGCTCTTCCTGAAGAGTTGAAGTCCGAAGCGTTAGGTGAGGACGCCCGCGGCGGGCATTGCGGCCACCACCTTCACCCGACCAAATGCGGGTgtcctgcagctgctgccgacCTCGCTGCGatgaagcgaagagagagactcgacgCCCTCAAG AAGCACGACGAAGCAGCGTACCTCGCCCTGctgcaggagacgaagaacgaacgccttctgctcctcgtcCGCCAGACCGAAGAGTACATGCGGAAGATGGGAGACCTCATCATTGAACAgcgcgagcgagaaggcgccgaAATCGTG GACCCCATCGACTTGCCTGCCggtgaaggagaggcgacggcggcgtCCGCGGACAGCGAGACAGCCGACGGTTTAGAAGCCTCtcagagcgaggagacgaacgagacagaggatgCTAAAATGGAGCAGGGCGACGGGAAGGTGGGGGACGCGACggatgaagaggagaagaacaaagcctccctctcttccttccttctgtcgAAAGAAAGATACTACAGACTGACACATGCAAAGCGCGTCCACGTCACCGAACTCCCCAAGTGTCTCAAAGGAGGCTCGCTGCGATCCTACCAAATGGAAGGTCTCAACTGGATGGCGTCGCTCTACACCAATGGACTCAACGGAATTTTG GCGGATTCGATGGGTCTTGGCAAGACCGTCCAGAcggtctctttcctcgcgtaTCTGCATGAGGTGAAACGCGCGCGGAATCCGTTCCTGATCGTCGCGCCGTTGTCCACGATCCACGGCAACTGGCGGTCCGAGCTGAAGAAATGGTGGCCGTCCATCAACCTGGTCGTCTACGAGGGAACGAAGGAATACCGCAAGCAACTCCGAAGCCGCATCGTCGGCGGCCTGAACACTCGCGGACCTGGCGCCGGCACCGCGACCGCGCTGGGCTCCAGCGTCTCCGACGCGGTGACCAAGCCGGACGAAGTTCGAGGCACCCAGGGTCCGGACACCGGGACAGACGGCGCGAGACGCTTCGTCGAGCCATACTTCCATGCGCTCCTCACCACAGACGCGGTCATCTTACGAGACAAATCTTTTCTGAGGAAAATCAAGTGGGAATACCTCGTCGTTGATGAAGCGCACAG GCTCAAAAATCCCAACAGCAAACTCGTCCAGACTCTCAACACCGGCTTCCACATCAAACGGCGTCTCGCCCTCACTG GTACACCACTGCAGAACGACATCGGAGAGGTGTGGGCTCTGTTGAATTTTTTGATGCCTTCGATTTTTAACGCGAAGCTGAACTTCGAGCAGTGGCTCAACGTGCCTCTCGCCGCGCCTCCAACTTTGTTTGGCGGGGCCAGCCAGCAAGACGAGCACTTGATCAACATCaccgaagaggagaaactgcTGATTGTAGACCGTCTTCACAAG GTGCTGAGGCCATTCCTTTTACGTCGAGAGAAGGCCGAAGTGGCTGACGAGCTGCCGTCGAAGCAAGAGGAAATCGTCTGGTGTCCTCTCTCGGGTGTTCAACGTTATCTCTACAAAATG ATCGAGGGGAATCCCGTTGGCCAGAACCGCATGGTGCAACTCAGGAAAATTTGCAACCATCCCTACCTTTTCTGCTACTCCAGTTACACTC CCGACGAAAGCTTGGTTCGCTGCTGCGGGAAGTTCGCGATGTTGGACGTTCTGTTGCCTGCGCTGAAGATGGGCAACCATCGAGTGCTGATCTTTTCGCAGATGACCAAACTGCTGGATATCCTCGAG GTGTATCTGTCGCTGCGAGGTCACACGTATCTGCGTTTGGACGGTGGCacgagcagcgaagagcgacagaagcgacTGAGTCTGTACAACCAAGAAGGCAGTGAATACTTCATTTTCATTTTGAGCACCAAGGCAGGCGGTCTGGGCGTCAACTTGCAAAGTGCCGACACAGTCATCATATTCGACTCAGACTGGAACCCACAGAACGACGAACAAGCTCAATCAAG AGCCCATCGTATCggccagaagaaggaagtctTGACTCTTCGCTTCATTAGCGTGGAGTCGATCGAGGAGCAAATCCTTCAGAGAGCAGAGTGCAAACTGGACAAAGACAAGCTGGTGATTCAGAGCGGCATGTACTACGGCCACGGTCAAGAAGAAGTTCACGATCCTTCGCGGGACCTTGAGAGAACAAACCA AGTGAGAGAAATTCtgcggaagcagagacagttgGACGTCAACTTGACGCGGGCGCTCGACCTCCAGCTGCTGAAGAGGCAAATCGCGAGGAGCTCAGAAGACATGCGCGTCTTTGAGAGGGCGGACTGCATCCGCAGG ctgcttcaCATTCCTGGATTGATCACGAACGAAATGCTCCCACCGTGCCTGTTCAGTTGGTGCAAGGCCGCCGAGCGAGCTCAAGAGGCCTTGGTGTCTGCAAgtcagaaaaaggaagcTGAAGACGCGTGGAAGCGCCTCTACTCTCGATCTGACTTCTGGACCAttcgcgaagaaaaagccTCTCCACAGGCTCCTCTCGGCCTCGCCTCCACTCCCGAACCTCCGTCTGGCGCGTCCTCGACGGATGCTTCTTCAAGtgcttccgcttcttcaggttcttctgcagtttcttcctcctcttcttcaagttcttcttcctcttctgcaagttctttctcctcttcttcaagttcttcctcctcgtcttcaagttcttcctctgccgtCTGCGCTTTGTCAGCTTCTTCGAGTGAGCCTGTGGGAAACGAGACACAGGGCTCTTTGCCgaacacagaaggagagaagaaggaaggcgctTCGCCGCCTGCCGAAGTTGAGACCCCTGCGCTTCACACAGACAGTTCGTGTAaagagcagggagagaaggaaagcagcgCGGTGGAAAAATGTCGACCAGACGCCGCAGAatccgagaagaaggagggagaaacacCGTCGCCGTCGGctgaggaagacgcagaggactTGCCGAAGACTCACGACGACGCAACGGCGGCTTCTGCTCTGTTGGCTCGGCGCGTCTGTGAATTGCCTGTCTGGCGCGCGACTGTCAATACCTGCATTCGCGAGGCCGTCAATGCAGCCATCGCATGCAAAGACTTCGATGTTTTCGTCGAGTTGCCGTCCAAGGAAATCTACAAAGACTACTTCGAG CGCGTCAAGAAGCCGATCTGCTTGCTCTCCATTCGCGCCTTCGCGGATAAACAAGAGTTCACTTCTTTGTC AAAGCTGGAGAAGCATCTCACGCGTTTGGCGGTGAATGCGCGTCTATACAACGGAGCAGAATCTCCGATTTTTCTTCGG GCTGTCGAGTGTATGGGCTTCGTGATGCGGGAGAGTCGccggcgcctctgcatgGCGTTCTACACGTTGGTGGATCCGTCGGAGGCCGCGAAAGTCTTGCGCTTGCTCGATTACTTCTTCTCGTTCACGGTTGGGTCTGCTGGAAGTCTCGACTCGGCTTTGCTTGACAAGAACGACGGTTCGGAGAAGCccggaggcgaggaagaagaagaggaagaagacgagttGTCCGTGGTCTCGGAGTCTCGGGTGTCCAGCTCGCTCGCGCCGcgtgtctccgtgtctccgtcgcatCAGGTCTCCTGTCCTCCCGCGTCGTTTCCGTCCTCTTTCCCGTCGCCTCGCCCCGCGACGTTCTCCCCTGCGGCCTCGTCTGCACTCCCGGCCCTCTCGCCACCTGTCTCGTTCCCCGCCTCCTTTCCagcttctcccgccttcccCGAGTCGCAGCCTTTCTCGGCACCTCCGCCAGGCGGGTCGCTGGAGACAGGTCCGTCCAGTGCCGGcggtgcctcttctttcagTCAAGCCTCTCCTTCCCAGAGACGCCCTCTTCTCAAGATCTTCCCGATGCGCATCAGCCTGTCGAGTCAAGGCACGTCCAGAGGCGCCCAGGCTCCGCCGGCCGAGGGCCTTGCTGTGGGGAAAGAGGGCCTTGTTGTGGGGACTGAGAGTCAGGAGGTGGTGTCTGGTCTGCAGGGCCATGATAAgctgcgtgtctctctcgccagtGCGTTCAGTTCATTGCCGAGTGGCCGACCGGGGGCAGAGCTGCGCCGGGGCAGTTCGGCGCTGGACGAGGAACGAACGCGACGTGAGTTGAATGGtacgaagagaggaaggaaacgcgggAGGCCGGCAAGAAAAGACCTCGAGAAACCTGGTCTTCCTGCGAAGAACAACGTGGAACCGatgccgcagagagagggagtcGGGGCGGGGGAGCCGTTCCCCGCTTTCGCCCACCCGGCCTTCCCTGCAGCCTCTGCCTATTCCTTCCCGGCGACCACCACAGCTGCAGTCGGAGGCGATGCAGGCGGAGCGCTGGACGAGGAAGGCCGCGAGCGAAGCAGGAAccgaaaggagaagaagaagaagaagaaggagaagagggagaagagcaaagaCGAGGACGGTAGCGTTGTCGGTGAAGAcggcaagagaaggaaaaaagccAAAGAGGCACGCCacagggaggaagaacgcTCCGACGCCCTCGGATCCGCGCCCACTACTGCGCTTTCTCATACTTCTGTTGGAGGCACTCACCTCGCTTCTGGCGGACCTCAACTGGCGGAACCTGCGACTTCGTTCTCGGGTCCGGCCGATACAGGAGCCAAGAAATTTCGAATTCGACTGCCTCAAGCGCCGTATTTCCCcgcctctgctcctctcgcttttcccgGATCTCACGCGTATCCTGGAAccgtcgcttctccagcTGGCAATCCTTCGCTTGGTCCAAATGCGATTCCTCCCCCGGCCTAcacttctccctttcctaCCCCAGGGGCAtgctcgtttccttcttttaCCCATGGCGACAGGGTTTCgggggagaaaggcgaaggcggagcTGCCTCGACAGGCGTCTCCAAGTTCCGCATTCGCATAGCTTCACAGCCGCAGCCTCAGTGA